The Temnothorax longispinosus isolate EJ_2023e chromosome 12, Tlon_JGU_v1, whole genome shotgun sequence genome includes a window with the following:
- the LOC139823192 gene encoding protein unc-45 homolog B-like, translating to MAESNMTAQKWKEKSNDKFNKGIWSEALSDYTNALNLVKNNAERTVYYKNRAAALLKQGIYEEVIKDCNNALKICCNKALYRRCQALEALDRFEEAYRDAEIIISSDPNNKVIQPVKERLHEIVQGCRKDPHHSATISQMLDLAFNVSAEKKKREIAMTSLFMLARYKASAEEIFQKEVVSKITELIKVEENEKVICSAIRIVGEICKNNIKRTESVMRYVGLLWCLEIMNSTSPKIVNASQYCLQNILNTYSGMNNERDAKPDKTLCETHKNELDMILSCLLNSITNKMITGLARDAIIELITHNIHTALNWAEQLVELRGLQKLLEIASQLEEYESSLDITSSTRTVISMCLAKIYENTYCNDDKRTFINATEEFIRDKLLKFDTESKVRIVLAITTLIFGPLDVAEAVIFKPEIFEMIFAMSKTDDILQQKVVCECIVAVVTKYKKVSVFIRRSVNILENLYQSKDDSIRIRALVGFCKLSKFDKSILSGCTTIEPFADGATKKLAKVCTRVLINHKKRKDIRTWAVEGLSYLTSYVEVKEELIKDRQAVKAMIELAETNDQSVIFGLTIILVNLCDAYDKKEFIPEMTELVMFIRRYFSEEYLTKDGNDFVEKRLCVLANAGVTSALVNLAKTDSWNCKELIARIFKAICSQHNLRKIVIDEGGTEALLSLSLNGTDKGKKYALRALVHLAYTIFPGIAVFGQIIMQAVRPIINLLNSECSVNENCETLTALCNLASINDSMRKHIFKETGFEKIEDYMYDDNIILKRTSAELINNLVLCRDVAIQYFEQRPYQIWHLTLFFMDKDEDTVKAMAGTVAMLTAVSEEACEQILYLNSSLKFLYNNLLSNPNGDIQRKGIKILLNIIQNTKDIATKLMRTDIMEALRALSKDDAVLNKEIKELALEAAAEWDKIRMNDKSDELSQSTDNLEHID from the exons ATGGCAGAGTCAAATATGACTGCACAAAAATGGAAAGAGAAGAGTAACGATAAGTTTAACAAAGGCATTTGGTCAGAAGCATTGAGTGACTACACAAACGCACTGAACCTAGTAAAGAACAACGCTGAGAGAACAGTGTACTACAAAAATCGAGCTGCCGCTTTATTGAAGCAGGGCATTTATGAGGAAGTTATTAAAGACTGCAACAATGCGTTAAAGATATGTTGTAATAAAGCATTGTATCGCAGATGTCAAGCACTAGAAGCGTTAGACAGATTCGAGGAGGCATATCGGGACGCggagattattatttcatctgACCCCAATAACAAAGTTATTCAACCCGTAAAGGAGCGCTTACATGAAATTGTACAAGGTTGTCGTAAGGACCCACATCATAGTGCCACG ATATCACAAATGCTGGATTTAGCATTTAACGTGAGCGCAGAAAAGAAGAAACGTGAAATCGCTATGACCTCTCTATTTATGCTCGCACGTTACAAAGCTAGTGCCGAGGAGATATTCCAGAAGGAAGTTGTATCAAAAATCACAGAACTTATAAAAGTTGAAGAGAATGAAAAAGTGATTTGTAGCGCGATTCGTATTGTGGGCGAGATatgcaaaaacaatattaaacgAACCGAGTCCGTTATGAGATATGTCGGTTTGCTTTGGTGTCTGGAAATCATGAACAGCACGTCTCCAAAGATAGTCAACGCGTCTCAATATTGTTTACAG AACATATTGAACACTTACAGCGGCATGAATAATGAACGTGATGCAAAACCCGATAAGACTTTGTGCGAAACACACAAGAATGAACTTGATATGATTTTGTCATGCTTATTGAATAGTATaacgaataaaatgataacaGGACTTGCTAGAGACGCAATAATAGAACTTATTACGCATAACATTCATACTGCATTAAATTGGGCCGAACAATTGGTCGAGCTTCGcggtttgcaaaaattattggaGATAGCCAGTCAATTGGAGGAATACGAATCCTCGCTCGACATAACGTCTTCCACGCGAACTGTAATCAGTATGTGCTTAGCAAAGATATATGAAAACACGTACTGTAATGATGATAAGAGGACATTTATCAACGCCACTGAAGAATTTATTAGGGATAAATTGCTGAAATTTGACACAGAATCCAAA GTGCGCATAGTACTTGCGATAACAACTTTAATATTCGGTCCGTTAGATGTTGCGGAAGCAGTTATCTTTAAACCAGAGATTTTTGAGATGATCTTTGCTATGTCAAAAACGGATGACATATTGCAACAGAAAGTGGTTTGCGAATGTATCGTTGCCGTTGTGACCAAATATAAAAAGGTCAGTGTATTTATACGTCGAagtgtaaatatattagaGAACCTGTATCAATCTAAGGATGATTCAATTCGGATTCGAGCGTTAGTGGGTTTTTGCAAGTTAAGCAAATTTGACAAAAGCATTTTGAGCGGTTGCACAACTATCGAACCGTTCGCAGATGGAGCGACGAAGAAATTGGCCAAGGTTTGTACACGAGTCTTAATTAAtcacaaaaaaagaaaggacaTTAGAACATGGGCCGTTGAAGGCCTGTCGTATCTCACTAGCTATGTCGAGGTCAAAGAGGAGTTGATCAAAGACCGACAAGCCGTTAAAGCGATGATCGAGCTCGCCGAGACTAACGATCAATCGGTTATCTTCGGCCTGACCATTATATTGGTAAACTTGTGCGACGCTTATGACAAGAAAGAATTCATACCCGAGATGACAGAATTGGTAATGTTTATCAGACGTTATTTTTCCGAGGAATATCTGACCAAAGATGGCAACGACTTCGTGGAAAAAAGACTATGCGTGTTAGCGAATGCCGGTGTGACAAGCGCTCTGGTAAACCTCGCTAAAACGGACAGCTGGAACTGCAAGGAATTAATAGCTCGCATATTTAAAGCGATATGCAGCCAAcataatttgagaaaaatagttATTGATGAAGGCGGTACGGAGGCATTGTTGTCGTTATCGCTGAATGGCACagacaaaggaaaaaagtaTGCTTTGCGAGCCCTGGTCCATCTAGCTTACACGATATTTCCTGGAATTGCAGTTTTTGGACAGATAATCATGCAGGCTGTTCGGCCGATCATAAATCTCCTGAACTCGGAGTGTTCCGTGAATGAGAATTGCGAGACTCTAACAGCTTTGTGCAATCTAGCTAGCATCAACGACAGCATGCGAAAACATATATTCAAGGAGACAGGATTTGAGAAAATCGAGGACTATATGTATGACGATAACATCATATTGAAACGAACATCCGCAGAACTCATAAACAATTTGGTATTATGCCGTGATGTTGCTATCCAATATTTCGAGCAGAGACCTTATCAAATTTGGCATCTTACACTTTTTTTCATGGACAAGGATGAAGATACCGTTAAGGCAATGGCTGGAACAGTAGCGATGCTGACGGCGGTCAGCGAAGAGGCTTGCGAGCAAATACTCTATTTGAATTCCTCGCTAAAATTCCTATACAATAACTTACTTTCTAATCCAAACGGTGATATACAACGTAAGGGTatcaaaatattgttaaatataatacaaaatacaaaagacattGCTACAAAACTCATGAGAACAGACATAATGGAAGCATTGAGGGCATTGAGCAAGGACGATGCCGTGCTAAACAAGGAGATCAAAGAATTAGCTTTAGAAGCTGCTGCAGAATGGGACAAAATCAGAATGAACGACAAAAGTGACGAATTATCACAAAGCACTGATAATTTAGAAcatatcgattaa